A genomic window from Bradyrhizobium lupini includes:
- a CDS encoding pseudouridine synthase, translated as MPRDSDKDNDSRGRRDRGPAKGGPAKGRSGKPRGPDKKFAKRGPPGDKGDARPPRGDRDSRPSFRRREEGDAPRRDFSERPKFNRQDRPREDRPRGEDRGERSFKPRGDRPFKPREDRPFSDRPSRDGEKRPFKPRGDRPFSDRPSRDGDKRPFKPRGDRPSYGRDDRPPRRDRDDSRPAGRTGDAKFGDKRPYAPRGDRPERKFDGERKFSRGAPDRNRSERSDSKPWQKRDAAPRGDRPPRKDFSKGPRKDFGGSDRGGDKPWQKRDDRHGGGEDRPRFSRSRDDRPSGDRPFRERPKFDRPKFDRPRDDRPRFDRGGDRPKFDRPRERSEGRSDWHEHPRSEARSGDRPRRENEDESRIFEKRPAFGGRGAYRERDRDSERRPRREEETKPKKAGERIAKVLSRAGLASRRDAEEMVTQGRVSVNGRVINSPALDITSNDVVTVDGKPLPERERTRLFLYHKPRGLMTTHDDPEGRPTVFDNLPEGLPRLISVGRLDFNTEGLLLLTNDGGLARTLELPDTGWLRRYRVRAHGDVTQAQLDELKNGIEIEGIKYGPIDATLERDQGANVWLVFAIREGKNREVRNVCAHLGLEVNRLIRVSYGPFQLGEVPEGQVEEIKSRVLRDQLGEKIIEKSGAQFDVPQKSASHEGDDVPREKKPATKRGVINDRKGRRVLVQRTGSEEARERNEAEASGYGPPRRPKRGYHGKRDLAPKED; from the coding sequence ATGCCTCGCGACAGCGACAAAGACAACGATTCCCGCGGCCGGCGTGATCGCGGCCCGGCCAAGGGCGGCCCCGCCAAGGGCCGCTCCGGCAAGCCACGCGGACCCGACAAGAAGTTCGCCAAGCGCGGCCCTCCCGGGGACAAAGGCGACGCCCGCCCGCCCCGCGGCGACCGCGACAGCCGTCCATCATTCCGCCGCCGCGAGGAGGGCGATGCCCCGCGCCGCGACTTCAGCGAACGCCCGAAATTCAATCGCCAAGACCGGCCGCGTGAAGACCGGCCGCGCGGCGAGGATCGTGGCGAGCGCAGCTTCAAGCCGCGCGGCGATCGTCCCTTCAAGCCGCGTGAAGACCGTCCGTTTTCCGATCGTCCGTCGCGCGACGGCGAGAAGCGCCCGTTCAAGCCCCGTGGTGACCGCCCATTTTCTGATCGCCCCTCGCGCGATGGCGACAAGCGGCCGTTCAAGCCGCGCGGTGATCGCCCGTCCTATGGGCGTGATGACCGTCCGCCGCGCAGGGATCGCGACGATTCCCGTCCGGCCGGCCGAACCGGTGACGCGAAGTTTGGCGACAAGCGACCTTACGCGCCGCGTGGCGACCGTCCGGAACGCAAGTTCGACGGCGAGCGGAAGTTTTCGCGCGGCGCACCGGACCGCAATCGCAGCGAGCGCAGCGATTCAAAACCCTGGCAGAAGCGCGATGCGGCGCCTCGCGGCGACCGGCCGCCGCGCAAGGACTTCAGCAAGGGTCCGCGCAAGGATTTTGGCGGCAGCGACCGCGGTGGGGACAAGCCCTGGCAGAAGCGCGACGATCGGCATGGCGGTGGCGAAGACCGTCCGCGCTTTTCCCGTTCGCGCGACGATCGTCCATCGGGTGATCGTCCGTTCCGCGAGCGGCCCAAATTCGATCGCCCCAAGTTCGATCGTCCACGCGATGATCGTCCGAGGTTCGATCGCGGCGGCGATCGCCCGAAATTCGATCGTCCGCGCGAGCGTTCCGAGGGCCGTTCCGACTGGCACGAGCATCCCCGCAGCGAAGCGCGTTCCGGCGATCGTCCACGCCGCGAAAACGAGGACGAGAGCAGGATCTTCGAGAAGCGTCCGGCCTTCGGCGGTCGCGGCGCCTATCGCGAGCGCGATCGTGATTCCGAGCGGCGGCCGCGCCGCGAGGAAGAGACCAAGCCGAAGAAGGCCGGCGAGCGTATCGCCAAGGTGCTGTCGCGCGCGGGCCTCGCCTCGCGCCGCGATGCCGAGGAGATGGTCACGCAGGGCCGCGTCAGCGTCAACGGCCGTGTCATCAATTCGCCGGCGCTCGACATCACCTCGAACGATGTCGTCACTGTCGACGGCAAGCCGTTGCCGGAGCGCGAGCGCACGCGGCTGTTCCTCTATCACAAGCCCCGCGGCCTCATGACGACGCATGACGATCCCGAGGGCCGTCCGACCGTGTTCGACAATCTGCCCGAAGGTCTGCCGCGGCTGATCAGCGTCGGCCGGCTCGACTTCAACACCGAGGGCCTGCTGCTGCTCACCAATGATGGCGGGCTCGCGCGCACGCTCGAGCTGCCGGACACCGGCTGGCTGCGCCGCTACCGTGTCCGCGCCCATGGCGACGTCACGCAGGCGCAGCTCGACGAGCTGAAGAACGGCATCGAGATCGAGGGCATCAAATACGGTCCGATCGACGCCACGCTGGAGCGTGACCAGGGCGCGAATGTCTGGCTGGTTTTCGCGATCCGCGAGGGCAAGAACCGCGAAGTGCGCAACGTCTGCGCTCATCTCGGGCTCGAGGTGAACCGGCTGATCCGGGTCTCCTACGGCCCGTTCCAGCTCGGCGAGGTCCCCGAGGGCCAGGTCGAGGAGATCAAGTCCCGCGTGCTGCGCGACCAGCTCGGCGAAAAGATCATCGAGAAATCGGGTGCGCAGTTCGACGTGCCGCAGAAATCTGCCTCGCATGAGGGCGACGACGTGCCGCGCGAGAAGAAGCCGGCGACCAAGCGCGGCGTGATCAACGACCGCAAGGGCCGCCGCGTGCTGGTGCAACGCACCGGCAGCGAGGAAGCGCGCGAGCGCAACGAGGCTGAGGCGAGCGGCTACGGCCCGCCGCGCCGTCCCAAGCGCGGCTATCACGGCAAGCGCGATCTGGCGCCGAA
- the purD gene encoding phosphoribosylamine--glycine ligase, whose amino-acid sequence MHILLLGSGGREHALAWKIAASPLVTKFWCAPGNAGIAREAECVALDIADHAAVIEFCKANAVALVVVGPETPLAAGIVDDLTAAGIKAFGPDRIPAQLESSKGFTKALCTEFGIPTGAYKRFTNAADARAYVQSQGAPIVVKADGLAAGKGVVVAKSVREAEDAIAMMFDGTFGEAGAEVVIEEFLPGREISFFALCDGETAIPLASAQDHKRVFDHDVGPNTGGMGAYSPTPLVTPAIHDAIMAKIILPTVSGMKQRGTPFRGILYAGIMLTTQGPKLFEFNVRFGDPECQVLMLRMMSDIVPAFLAACDGQLKNFDLRWHPEAALTVVMAAKGYPGDYQKGTRIEGLDDAAKVETAEIFHAGTVEKDGAILANGGRVLNVCALGKTVTEAQVRAYQAVDRINWPEGFCRRDIGWQAVDAEKSKG is encoded by the coding sequence ATGCACATTCTCCTGCTTGGTTCCGGCGGTCGCGAACATGCCCTGGCGTGGAAGATCGCGGCCTCTCCCCTGGTGACCAAATTCTGGTGCGCGCCGGGCAATGCCGGGATCGCGCGCGAGGCGGAATGCGTGGCGCTCGACATCGCCGACCATGCCGCCGTGATCGAGTTCTGCAAGGCGAACGCGGTCGCGCTCGTCGTGGTCGGCCCGGAGACGCCGCTGGCGGCCGGCATCGTCGATGACCTCACCGCCGCCGGCATCAAGGCGTTCGGGCCGGACAGGATCCCCGCCCAGCTCGAAAGCTCGAAGGGCTTCACCAAGGCGCTGTGCACCGAATTCGGCATTCCGACCGGCGCCTACAAGCGATTCACCAACGCCGCCGATGCGCGTGCCTACGTCCAGAGCCAGGGCGCGCCGATCGTGGTCAAGGCCGACGGTCTTGCCGCCGGCAAGGGCGTCGTCGTCGCCAAGTCGGTGCGCGAGGCGGAGGACGCCATCGCCATGATGTTCGACGGCACCTTTGGCGAGGCCGGCGCCGAGGTCGTGATCGAGGAGTTCTTGCCGGGCCGCGAGATCAGCTTCTTCGCGCTGTGCGACGGCGAGACCGCCATTCCGCTGGCCTCCGCGCAGGACCACAAGCGCGTGTTCGACCATGACGTCGGCCCGAACACCGGCGGCATGGGCGCCTATTCGCCGACGCCGCTGGTCACGCCGGCGATCCATGACGCGATCATGGCCAAGATCATTCTGCCGACGGTATCAGGCATGAAGCAGCGCGGCACGCCGTTTCGCGGCATTCTCTACGCCGGGATCATGCTGACGACGCAAGGGCCAAAACTGTTCGAGTTCAACGTCCGCTTCGGCGATCCCGAGTGCCAGGTGCTGATGCTCAGGATGATGTCGGACATCGTGCCGGCCTTCCTCGCCGCCTGCGACGGGCAGCTGAAGAACTTTGACCTGCGCTGGCATCCGGAGGCCGCGCTCACGGTGGTGATGGCGGCAAAGGGATATCCCGGCGATTACCAGAAAGGCACGCGGATCGAGGGGCTCGATGACGCCGCCAAGGTCGAGACCGCCGAGATCTTCCACGCCGGCACGGTCGAGAAGGACGGCGCCATCCTCGCCAATGGCGGCCGCGTCCTCAATGTCTGCGCGCTCGGCAAGACCGTGACGGAAGCGCAGGTGCGCGCCTACCAGGCCGTCGACCGCATCAATTGGCCGGAAGGCTTCTGCCGCCGCGACATCGGCTGGCAGGCCGTGGACGCCGAGAAGTCCAAGGGCTGA
- a CDS encoding nucleoside deaminase — MIRGLKAPSFMDLALKTAENAGKAGEVPIGCVVVRNYEVIATAANRTLTDYDPTAHAEIVALREAAKKIGSERLVDCDLYVTLEPCTMCAGAISFARVRRLYYGAADPKGGAVESGVRFFTQPTCHHVPDVYSGVGESESARMLKDFFRERR, encoded by the coding sequence ATGATACGAGGCTTGAAAGCCCCCTCTTTCATGGATTTGGCGCTCAAAACGGCCGAAAACGCCGGAAAGGCGGGCGAAGTTCCGATCGGATGCGTCGTGGTCCGCAATTACGAGGTCATCGCCACCGCGGCGAACCGGACGCTGACCGACTACGACCCCACGGCGCATGCAGAGATCGTGGCGCTGCGCGAGGCGGCCAAAAAGATCGGCAGCGAGCGTCTGGTCGACTGCGACCTCTACGTGACGCTGGAGCCGTGCACCATGTGTGCGGGCGCGATCTCGTTTGCAAGGGTGAGGCGGCTCTATTACGGCGCCGCCGACCCCAAGGGCGGCGCGGTTGAATCAGGTGTGCGGTTCTTCACGCAGCCGACCTGCCATCACGTCCCGGATGTCTATTCCGGGGTCGGCGAAAGCGAGTCGGCGCGGATGCTGAAGGACTTCTTTCGCGAGCGGCGCTAA
- a CDS encoding alpha/beta fold hydrolase produces the protein MSDLADLYPGFASEWINTSFGRIFARVGGKGPPLLLLHGFSETNVMWHRVAPQLADRFTLIIADLPGYGWSDMPESDALHMPYSKRAMAKAMVEAMERLGHVHFALAGHDRGGRVSYRLALDHPGRLSKLAVLDILPTYNYWERMNRAYALKIYHWTFLAQPYPLPETLVASNGEFFLRFKMASQTKSKTLDAIDKRALEHYIAPFRDLARVHAMCEDYRAGAYFDYDLDKADFEAGKKITIPMLALWGNAGVAQAAATPLDIWKQWATNVDGMPVDSGHFLTEENPGVTAKALREFFAAP, from the coding sequence ATGTCCGATCTCGCCGACCTCTATCCCGGCTTCGCCTCCGAATGGATCAACACCTCCTTCGGCCGCATCTTCGCCCGCGTCGGCGGCAAGGGACCGCCGCTGTTGCTGCTGCACGGCTTCTCCGAGACCAACGTGATGTGGCACCGCGTGGCGCCGCAGCTGGCCGACCGGTTCACGCTGATCATCGCCGATCTGCCCGGCTATGGCTGGTCCGACATGCCCGAGAGCGACGCGCTGCACATGCCCTACAGCAAGCGCGCGATGGCCAAGGCCATGGTCGAGGCGATGGAGCGCCTCGGCCACGTGCACTTCGCGCTCGCCGGCCATGATCGCGGCGGCCGCGTCTCGTATCGGCTGGCGCTCGATCATCCCGGCCGGCTGTCGAAGCTTGCGGTGCTCGATATCCTGCCGACCTACAATTACTGGGAGCGGATGAACCGCGCCTATGCGCTGAAGATCTATCACTGGACTTTTCTGGCGCAGCCCTATCCGCTGCCGGAGACGCTGGTCGCGAGCAATGGCGAGTTCTTCCTGCGCTTCAAGATGGCGAGCCAGACCAAATCGAAGACGCTCGATGCGATCGACAAGCGTGCGCTCGAACACTACATCGCCCCGTTCCGCGATCTCGCCCGCGTCCACGCGATGTGCGAGGATTATCGCGCCGGCGCCTATTTCGACTACGATCTCGACAAGGCCGATTTCGAGGCCGGCAAGAAGATCACCATTCCGATGCTGGCGCTGTGGGGCAATGCCGGCGTGGCGCAAGCCGCCGCCACCCCGCTCGACATCTGGAAGCAATGGGCGACGAACGTGGACGGCATGCCGGTGGATTCCGGCCACTTCCTCACCGAGGAAAATCCCGGCGTCACCGCGAAGGCGCTGCGCGAGTTCTTTGCCGCGCCTTAG